The sequence TCTTGCGGGACGTCAGCGTCGTCTTGGCCAAAGCCAACCAGGCGCTGTGGACGCTGGAGAAGTACTGCGCGGTGTACCAGCAGTCGCTGATGAATTTGACGGCGCTGGAGTTCCAGGACGCCGTGACGCTGTACGACGTGGTCTCGTGCCTGCAGCGGGCCCACACGGTGCACCGCATCCGCAAGGAAATCGAGCGCTACATCGTGGAGTTGGGCACCGAAGGGCGCCTGGTGCGCATGCAGCTGGAGGAGCTCATGGCCAACCTGCAGGACGAGGGCTACCTCATCGTTCGCGACTACTACCAGCCCCAAGGCGATGAGACGGCGGCCGACGTGTGGGCGTCGCTGCTGTCGTCCAGCTCCGAGGATTTGCTGGAGCTGCAGTGGATCGCGCGGCGGCTCGGCTACGCGGCGCACATGAACAACCTGGACTACAACGTGACGCCTCGTGCCTACCGGGTGCTGACGAAGGTGCCTCGGCTGCCGATGCCGGTCATTGAAAACCTGGTGCAGCAGTTCAAGCAGCTGCCCAACGTGCTCAAGGCGTCCATTGAAGAGCTGGACGACGTGGAAGGCATCGGCGAAGTGCGGGCGCGCGCCATTCAGGAAGGCTTGCGGCGGCTCAAGGAGCAGGCTTTGCTGGCCCGCAATTTCTGAGGCGGCGACGCTTGCGGAAAGTTTCCGCGGCCGCAGCGAGAAGCCTTGGGCGGCGCGGAAGCGATGAGGCCGGCTCAGGCTGCGCGCCGACGAAGAGCGCGCGGCCGGAACCGGCCTTTCTTGCTGTGACGGCGTTACATGAGGCTGTAGACGCCCAGCGTGTCGAGGCGCTGCTTTTCTTGCGCCAGGATGTCGGAAGCCTTCAGGTTGAGCACTTCGCAGAGAGCGGCCGCATAAAAAAACGCCTGACCCAGCTCGGTCTCGATCACGTCGCGGCAGTGGTCGCACAGGCGCCCGTCTACGTGAGTTTGCACGTACCGCTTCAGCTCCGCGTAGGACATGCCGTCCGGATCGGGGACCGTCTGCTTACAGGCGTGAATTTCCAGGCAGCCGCATACCGTGACTGCCTTGGCCACTGCCCGCTGGACTCGGGCTGTCGACTCCTGCAGCTTGGAGACGATGTCGACGATGCTGCGGTGGCGAATCAGGTACTGGGCGACGGTCTGCTGAAACGCGTCCGCGAGGTCGGCGGCGTCTTGCTCTCGAGCCGGCGCCGCCTCAGGCCGGGGAGACTCCGGTTCGTGGGTCGGACGGCTCTCTGCGCTCATTCGCGACACGCTCCTCGACACGGACTGCGGTGCGGGCGCCGGCCGCGCCGGACCTGGCGGCGCGGGCGAGCCGACGCTCACTACCGGAAGGCTCAGAATTACCCATATTATAAGGACGGCGCTGCATACTGTCAAGGAGCGGCCGGGGGCGTCAAGGTCAATACATTGACATTTGTGTGTGTTGGTGGTATTATTTGCACGAATAGCCCTAATTCGACCTCAAGGATGATAGCCGTTGAGTCCGGGAAAGCGGTTCGCCGTGGGAGACAAGGTCGTCTATCCCATGCACGGCGCAGGCATCATCGAGGCCATCGAGACGAAAGAAGTGCTGGACCGCACCGAGCAGTACTACGTCATGCGCCTGCCCGTCGGCGAGCTGCGGGTTATGATTCCGTTGAGCGCCGGCGACGAGCTGGGTTTGCGAGAAGTCATCGACCCCGGCGAAGTGGAAAAAGTGTTGGCGGTGCTCCGGGCGGAGACGACCAGCATGTCGGCGAACTGGAACCGTCGCTATCGAGCTAATCTCAAGAAGATTAAGACGGGAGACATCTACGAGGTAGCGGAAGTGGTTCGCAACTTGTCGGCCCGGCAGCGGGCGAAAGGGCTGTCGACGGTGGAGCGCAAGATGCTGGAGAACGCCCGGCAAATTCTGGTGAGCGAGCTGGTTTTGGCGCAGAACACGACAGAGGAGGAGGTCGAGCGGCAGCTGGACGAAGCCCTGGGTTTACACTGAGCGGCCCGCGCGAATCGCGAAGGCGAACGAAGCGGCGGGCTTTTTCTTGTCTGATTTCTTTATTTCGTTCGTATACTTCCACTTGCTCCGTCTGCTGGATAACTTCGCATGGTCCGAGACAACAATAACACGGAAAAGGCAGGGGCTGACGGGACGTGAGCGGCTAGAACCGAAAGGGGGCTTGCGCGTTGCTGGGTTGGACGGTCTCGCTTTTATTGTTGCTACTAGGCATGGCCACGGGGTATCGGATCGCCTCCTCCAGCGCGTGGAACCAGTTGTTTGACGACTTGGCGCCGGCCGTGGTCGGCGAGTCCTGGATCGGGGCCGCGGCGGGTGGCGTGCTCGCGCTGGCGCTGGCTCCTTGGGCCGTCCGGGCGGTGAGGGGCTGGTTCGACCGGTTGGCGGCGGGCATTCAGAAGACCTCGCTGCAGGATATCCTCGCGGGCGCGGCCGGGGCGCTGGTAGGACTTCTCCTCGCGGTGCTGCTGACGCTGCCGCTGCCGAGGCACATTCCCGTCGTAGGCGAGTACTTGCCTGCTTTGGTGACGGCGGCGGCCGGCTACGCGGGCGCCGTCGTATTCGTGCGCAAGAAAGACGAACTATTTCAACTAGCGAAACTGCCGGCCCAGCGTGGCGCATCCGGGCGCTCGCCCGACTCGGGCCTTAAGATTCTGGACACAAGCGTCATCATCGACGGCCGCATCGCCGACGTGGCTCGTACCGGCTTTCTTGAAGGCACCTTGCTGATTCCCAGCTTCGTCCTGCAAGAACTGCAGCACATCGCCGACTCCTCCGACATGCTCAAGCGTAACCGCGGCCGCCGCGGCCTGGACATCCTCAACCGGATGCAAAAGGAGTCCAAGGTGGCCGTGCGGATCATCGACGACGACTTCGACGACATCGCCGACGTCGACGCCAAGCTGGTGCGGCTGGCCCAGCTGAAGGGGGCCAAGGTGCTGACCAACGACTTCAACCTCAACAAGGTTGCGGAGCTGCAAGGGGTGGAAGTGCTGAACATCAACGAGCTGGCCAACGCCGTCA is a genomic window of Bacillota bacterium containing:
- a CDS encoding DNA integrity scanning protein DisA translates to MHDESMEEDFLKTLRMVAPGTMLYEGLEMILRARTGALIVVGDTQEVLNLVNGGFKIDAEMNPAALYELAKMDGAIILNSDAKRILYANTHLTPDPMIPTQETGTRHRTAERVAKQTGQLVLAISQRRDQISLYKGNFKYVLRDVSVVLAKANQALWTLEKYCAVYQQSLMNLTALEFQDAVTLYDVVSCLQRAHTVHRIRKEIERYIVELGTEGRLVRMQLEELMANLQDEGYLIVRDYYQPQGDETAADVWASLLSSSSEDLLELQWIARRLGYAAHMNNLDYNVTPRAYRVLTKVPRLPMPVIENLVQQFKQLPNVLKASIEELDDVEGIGEVRARAIQEGLRRLKEQALLARNF
- a CDS encoding DUF1573 domain-containing protein, whose translation is MIRHRSIVDIVSKLQESTARVQRAVAKAVTVCGCLEIHACKQTVPDPDGMSYAELKRYVQTHVDGRLCDHCRDVIETELGQAFFYAAALCEVLNLKASDILAQEKQRLDTLGVYSLM
- a CDS encoding CarD family transcriptional regulator — protein: MHGAGIIEAIETKEVLDRTEQYYVMRLPVGELRVMIPLSAGDELGLREVIDPGEVEKVLAVLRAETTSMSANWNRRYRANLKKIKTGDIYEVAEVVRNLSARQRAKGLSTVERKMLENARQILVSELVLAQNTTEEEVERQLDEALGLH
- a CDS encoding PIN domain nuclease, translating into MATGYRIASSSAWNQLFDDLAPAVVGESWIGAAAGGVLALALAPWAVRAVRGWFDRLAAGIQKTSLQDILAGAAGALVGLLLAVLLTLPLPRHIPVVGEYLPALVTAAAGYAGAVVFVRKKDELFQLAKLPAQRGASGRSPDSGLKILDTSVIIDGRIADVARTGFLEGTLLIPSFVLQELQHIADSSDMLKRNRGRRGLDILNRMQKESKVAVRIIDDDFDDIADVDAKLVRLAQLKGAKVLTNDFNLNKVAELQGVEVLNINELANAVKPIVLPGEEMTVHVIKDGKEQGQGVGYLDDGTMIVVDGGRPYIGESVGVLVTSVLQTAAGRMIFAKPKQAAERAM